Proteins encoded within one genomic window of Salipaludibacillus agaradhaerens:
- the fliY gene encoding flagellar motor switch phosphatase FliY has protein sequence MNDDMLSQEEINALLNGIDNEDEGKTPEESNNETPDNADSSSIENYLSGIEQDALGEIGNISFGSSATALSTLLNQKVDITTPEVSVIKRADLDKAFPKPHVAISVEYTDGFEGINLLVIKTTDAAIIADLMMGNDGTTASEDLGEMEISAVQEAMNQMMGSASTSMSTIFNKKVDISPPAIDLLDLPENPNEVKLPEDDMLVEIAFNLKVGDLIDSKIMQLISVSFAKGMVEQLMNPDDSGSAPEETPEQAAPAQETVVQQEAPISQEAPMQHQAPMPTHTPRTGPQHVSSGPTQPERAANVQPAAFSNFEAPSLNEQEARNLDMLMDIPLEVTVELGRTKRSIKEILELSQGSIVELDKLAGEPVDILVNQQLIAKGEVVVIDENFGVRVTDIISQKDRLNNLRN, from the coding sequence ATGAATGATGATATGTTATCCCAAGAGGAAATCAATGCTCTGCTAAACGGCATTGATAATGAAGATGAAGGGAAGACTCCTGAGGAATCAAATAATGAAACACCAGATAATGCAGACAGCTCGTCGATTGAGAACTACTTATCTGGTATTGAACAAGATGCTCTTGGTGAAATTGGAAATATTTCGTTTGGAAGTTCAGCAACTGCTCTTTCAACTCTTTTAAATCAAAAAGTCGATATTACCACACCAGAAGTATCCGTTATTAAAAGAGCTGACTTAGATAAAGCTTTTCCAAAACCGCATGTGGCTATATCAGTTGAATATACTGACGGGTTCGAAGGCATCAATTTACTCGTTATTAAAACAACTGACGCAGCTATTATTGCCGACCTTATGATGGGCAATGATGGTACAACTGCTTCCGAGGACTTAGGCGAGATGGAAATAAGTGCGGTACAGGAAGCGATGAATCAGATGATGGGATCTGCCTCAACGTCTATGTCAACGATCTTTAACAAAAAGGTGGATATTTCACCTCCAGCAATCGATTTACTAGATCTTCCTGAAAATCCAAATGAAGTTAAGCTTCCTGAAGATGATATGCTAGTTGAGATTGCGTTTAACCTTAAAGTAGGTGACTTGATCGATTCGAAAATCATGCAGCTGATCAGTGTATCGTTTGCAAAAGGAATGGTGGAACAGTTAATGAACCCTGATGACTCTGGAAGTGCTCCTGAAGAGACGCCAGAACAAGCAGCTCCTGCTCAAGAAACGGTTGTCCAACAAGAAGCGCCAATTTCACAAGAAGCACCGATGCAACATCAAGCACCGATGCCAACTCATACACCTAGAACTGGTCCTCAGCATGTATCGTCCGGACCTACACAACCTGAACGAGCGGCGAATGTCCAGCCGGCTGCTTTTTCAAATTTTGAAGCACCATCGCTTAATGAGCAAGAAGCACGTAATTTGGATATGCTAATGGATATCCCGTTAGAAGTAACAGTTGAATTAGGAAGAACAAAAAGATCTATTAAAGAAATTTTAGAGCTCTCACAAGGATCAATTGTAGAACTTGATAAATTAGCAGGGGAACCTGTAGATATTCTCGTTAATCAACAATTGATTGCAAAAGGCGAAGTAGTTGTTATTGATGAAAACTTCGGTGTGCGTGTCACAGATATTATTAGTCAGAAAGACCGTTTAAATAATTTAAGAAATTAA
- a CDS encoding response regulator: protein MATRVLIVDDAAFMRMMIKDILQKNDFEVIGEAGDGQQALDLYKEHSPDLVTMDITMPEMDGITSLKEIRKHDPNAKVIMCSAMGQQAMVIDAIQAGAKDFIVKPFQAERVLEAINKTLG from the coding sequence ATGGCGACACGAGTATTAATTGTGGATGATGCAGCATTTATGCGCATGATGATTAAAGATATTTTACAAAAAAATGATTTTGAAGTAATTGGTGAGGCAGGAGATGGCCAACAAGCCTTAGATCTTTATAAAGAACATTCACCTGACCTCGTGACAATGGACATTACAATGCCAGAGATGGATGGTATTACGTCTTTAAAAGAAATTCGCAAGCATGATCCAAATGCAAAAGTCATTATGTGTTCGGCAATGGGACAACAAGCAATGGTTATAGATGCTATTCAAGCTGGTGCGAAAGACTTTATCGTTAAACCGTTTCAGGCAGAGAGGGTATTAGAAGCAATTAATAAAACTCTCGGCTAA
- a CDS encoding flagellar biosynthetic protein FliO: MRKLLVMLIVILFFPSVTYGEEANDFGEGGRNVNELLNNTVEENNDLDDEGETEELPLTEDTNEEEDESDVLGAASPNLFTILLQMVLALGAVLFCIYALLKFINKRAKSYNNHATLQTIGGTGVGSNKSVQLVKAGDRLLIVGVGDTVTLLKEIDDPAEVDNLLQKHQTSQDLFDQPVSKIQGWLKNKKEARSQNTSEAAFHNLLDKEMSDVKKSQTKFYSAIEEKDR, from the coding sequence TTGAGAAAGTTATTAGTTATGTTGATTGTTATACTTTTCTTCCCCTCAGTTACGTACGGGGAAGAAGCAAATGATTTCGGGGAAGGCGGCCGAAACGTCAATGAATTGTTAAACAACACTGTAGAAGAAAACAATGATCTAGATGACGAAGGTGAGACTGAGGAATTACCTTTGACAGAGGATACGAACGAAGAAGAGGATGAAAGCGACGTCTTAGGAGCAGCTAGTCCCAATTTGTTCACGATTTTACTTCAAATGGTATTAGCTTTAGGTGCTGTTCTCTTTTGCATTTATGCATTATTAAAATTCATTAATAAGCGGGCCAAAAGTTATAACAATCATGCTACGTTACAAACGATTGGTGGCACTGGTGTTGGATCTAATAAATCCGTACAACTAGTTAAAGCAGGGGATCGGCTTTTGATTGTGGGGGTAGGGGATACTGTCACATTACTAAAAGAAATTGATGATCCTGCGGAAGTAGACAACTTACTTCAAAAGCATCAAACGTCTCAAGACTTATTTGATCAACCTGTTTCAAAAATACAGGGGTGGTTAAAAAACAAAAAAGAAGCCCGTTCCCAAAATACGAGTGAAGCAGCTTTTCATAATTTACTTGATAAAGAGATGAGCGATGTCAAGAAATCACAAACAAAGTTTTATTCTGCTATAGAGGAGAAAGACCGATGA
- the fliP gene encoding flagellar type III secretion system pore protein FliP (The bacterial flagellar biogenesis protein FliP forms a type III secretion system (T3SS)-type pore required for flagellar assembly.) has protein sequence MIALLQIPALDIFSDDPGNLSATIQLLLLLTVLSLAPAILILMTSFTRIVIVLSFVRSGLATQQMPPNQVIVGLALFLTFFIMAPIFSEVNENALQPMFNGELTQEEAFEEAAIPMKQFMAEHTREKDLALFMGYAGEERPETLDDIPLTSLVPAFAISELKTAFQIGFMIFVPFLVIDMVVASVLMSMGMMMLPPVMIALPFKVLLFVMVDGWHLIVRSLLFSF, from the coding sequence ATGATAGCATTACTGCAAATACCAGCATTAGATATATTTAGTGATGATCCAGGCAATTTATCAGCGACGATTCAGTTATTATTACTATTAACTGTGCTGTCTCTAGCCCCGGCAATCCTTATCTTAATGACGAGCTTTACGCGGATTGTAATTGTGCTGTCATTCGTCAGATCTGGCTTGGCGACACAGCAAATGCCGCCTAACCAAGTCATCGTTGGCTTAGCCCTATTCCTTACGTTTTTTATCATGGCGCCGATATTTTCAGAAGTGAACGAAAATGCCCTTCAGCCGATGTTTAATGGAGAATTAACACAAGAAGAAGCGTTTGAAGAAGCCGCTATACCAATGAAACAGTTTATGGCTGAACATACTAGAGAAAAAGATTTAGCACTTTTTATGGGGTATGCTGGAGAGGAAAGGCCAGAAACATTAGACGATATCCCACTGACTTCCTTAGTTCCAGCCTTCGCAATTAGTGAGCTGAAAACAGCTTTTCAAATAGGTTTTATGATTTTCGTTCCATTTTTAGTCATTGATATGGTCGTAGCTAGTGTGCTTATGTCCATGGGAATGATGATGTTGCCACCGGTTATGATTGCTCTACCATTTAAAGTCTTGTTATTCGTTATGGTAGATGGTTGGCACCTTATTGTTCGTTCACTATTATTCAGCTTTTAG
- the fliQ gene encoding flagellar biosynthesis protein FliQ, with protein sequence MSPEMVISWAEQGVFTILLISGPLLITALGIGLAVSIFQATTQIQEQTLAFIPKIAGVLIALVIFGPWMLSQALSLAEEIFSNLHQFIG encoded by the coding sequence ATGAGTCCGGAAATGGTTATATCATGGGCGGAACAAGGCGTATTTACGATTTTACTCATATCTGGGCCTTTGTTAATCACGGCTTTAGGTATCGGATTGGCAGTCAGTATTTTTCAGGCAACGACACAGATTCAGGAGCAAACATTAGCTTTTATTCCTAAAATTGCAGGCGTCCTTATTGCATTAGTCATTTTTGGTCCTTGGATGCTTTCTCAAGCATTATCACTGGCTGAAGAAATTTTTAGTAACTTACATCAATTTATAGGATGA
- the fliR gene encoding flagellar biosynthetic protein FliR, translating to MLDFIEWFPAFLLILVRMSAFFITLPFFSYQNIPGRLKVGIALFMTWIIYFTEDWPVLEMNYEFMLLIIKEALVGLTVGLIAMILLYAIQVAGGLIDLKLGFMIANVIDPQTGTQSPLIGSYLYTFSLLFLLATNAHHLLIDGAFYSYQYIPIDQLFLPLGDEAVLDHVVTTFSTMFLIAFQMSMPIVGSIFLVDVALGMVARAVPQVNVFVVGLPLKIFLGLVMMILTMAPFFLLVQNLVETMTLTMRTLMEIYGGV from the coding sequence ATGTTAGATTTTATCGAGTGGTTTCCTGCATTTTTATTAATTTTAGTTCGAATGTCAGCATTTTTTATAACACTTCCGTTTTTTTCATATCAGAATATTCCTGGCCGATTAAAAGTAGGGATTGCCTTATTTATGACGTGGATCATTTATTTTACTGAAGACTGGCCTGTGTTAGAGATGAATTACGAATTTATGCTGTTAATTATAAAAGAGGCACTCGTTGGATTAACAGTTGGCCTCATTGCAATGATTCTCTTATATGCCATACAAGTAGCCGGTGGATTAATTGACTTAAAACTGGGCTTTATGATTGCTAATGTGATAGATCCACAAACAGGTACGCAATCACCTTTAATCGGTAGTTATTTATATACGTTCTCATTATTGTTCTTATTAGCTACAAATGCACACCACCTTTTAATAGATGGCGCATTTTACAGTTATCAATATATACCGATCGACCAATTGTTCCTTCCATTGGGCGATGAAGCGGTACTAGACCATGTTGTTACAACATTTAGTACAATGTTCCTTATTGCTTTTCAAATGTCTATGCCAATCGTCGGGTCTATTTTTCTCGTTGATGTGGCATTAGGTATGGTTGCTCGGGCTGTGCCACAAGTAAACGTATTCGTTGTCGGATTGCCTTTAAAAATTTTTCTCGGTTTAGTCATGATGATTTTAACGATGGCACCGTTTTTCTTACTGGTGCAAAATTTAGTTGAGACGATGACACTGACAATGAGAACGCTAATGGAGATTTATGGAGGAGTGTAA
- the flhB gene encoding flagellar biosynthesis protein FlhB, which produces MYLSLDLQYFAQEKTEKATPKKKKESREKGQVAKSTDVNTAFILLFVFLFFWLIGGFVVDQLTSILRFTFTDYLLINLTEENLHKMFMDYLYQAAVATIPVMLIAAIAGIFSNYLQVGVLFAPEAIKMKLSKIDPIKGFKRIFSVRALVEFLKSMMKITLVGLVTGSVLWFFLDDLLKLGLYSVGAGTILIGNLIIIMGLAVGGLLLFIAVLDYMYQKYDHEKNIRMSKQDIKDEHKKSEGDPLIKSKIKEKQRQMAMSRMMAEVPKADVVITNPTHYAVALKYDDTTMNAPVIVAKGVDYIALKVINIAKNNNVTTVENRPLARALYAQAEIGDQVPEDLFKGVAEVLAYVYRLQQQA; this is translated from the coding sequence ATGTATCTTTCCCTAGACCTGCAATATTTTGCACAAGAAAAAACTGAAAAAGCAACCCCGAAAAAGAAAAAAGAATCGCGGGAGAAGGGGCAGGTAGCTAAAAGTACCGATGTTAACACGGCATTTATATTATTATTCGTATTTTTATTCTTTTGGCTCATCGGAGGCTTTGTTGTTGACCAGCTTACGTCGATTCTGAGGTTTACGTTTACCGATTACTTGCTCATTAACTTAACCGAAGAAAATCTCCATAAAATGTTTATGGACTATCTTTATCAGGCAGCTGTTGCCACAATACCTGTGATGTTAATAGCAGCAATAGCTGGTATTTTCAGTAACTATTTGCAAGTAGGGGTCTTATTTGCTCCAGAGGCAATTAAAATGAAGTTGAGTAAAATTGACCCTATTAAAGGGTTTAAACGTATTTTTTCAGTGCGTGCTCTTGTAGAGTTTCTTAAGTCTATGATGAAAATAACCCTTGTGGGACTAGTTACAGGTTCGGTACTTTGGTTTTTCCTTGATGACCTCCTAAAACTGGGACTATACTCAGTCGGGGCTGGAACGATACTGATAGGGAACCTCATCATTATTATGGGACTGGCGGTCGGAGGATTGTTATTATTCATTGCGGTTCTTGATTACATGTATCAAAAATATGATCATGAGAAAAACATTAGAATGTCGAAACAAGACATTAAAGATGAGCATAAAAAATCTGAGGGTGACCCGCTCATAAAATCAAAAATTAAAGAAAAGCAGCGGCAAATGGCGATGAGCCGTATGATGGCAGAAGTGCCTAAAGCAGATGTTGTCATCACAAACCCAACCCATTACGCTGTCGCTTTGAAATATGATGATACAACAATGAACGCCCCAGTTATTGTCGCAAAAGGGGTCGACTATATCGCGTTGAAAGTCATTAATATTGCGAAGAACAACAATGTCACGACAGTAGAAAACAGGCCGTTAGCAAGAGCTTTATACGCTCAAGCAGAAATTGGGGATCAAGTGCCAGAGGACTTGTTTAAAGGTGTGGCGGAAGTGCTCGCATATGTATACCGACTTCAGCAACAAGCTTAA
- the flhA gene encoding flagellar biosynthesis protein FlhA: MPMKDFSILLTVILIVIMLIIPLPTGVIDFLIVINITFALLIILVSMNTREPLQFSIFPTLLLLVTLFRLGLNVSTTRAILGNQGDAGNVIETFGQFVVGGNALVGFVVFVILVVIQFVVITKGAERVSEVGARFTLDAMPGKQMSIDADLNAGMISDIEARERRKKIEQEADFYGSMDGASKFVKGDAIAGIVIVIINIIFGLVIGMMQEGLAVAEAANKYTLLTVGDGLVSQIPALLIATATGIVVTRASSDGNLGHDVTSQLLAYPKMLYVAAGTIAALGFFTPIEAFVTTTIAAVLGVGGFLLGKNEKELLELDEVEEEQGGEEEDIKSPESVINLLQVDPIEFEFGYGLIPLADTNQGGDLLDRVVMIRRQLAIEMGMIVPVIRIRDNIQLQPNEYSIKIKGNEIAKGELLLDHFMAMSPGVEDEAITGIETVEPAFGLPALWISEELKEQAELSGYTVVDPPSVVSTHLTEVVKRHAHELLGRQETKQLVDHLGETYPTLVEDVTPNPLSIGEIQKVLSNLLKEKVSIRNLPVIFETLADYGQMSKDSDLLTEYVRQALSRQISKQYTEEGEPLYVITVSSSVEKMVADAIQQTEHGAFLNLDPNSTQAIIQSMMTEVEKMQEMGQMPMLLCSPAVRMYIRHLIERYMPHVPVLSYNELEPHIEVQSVGVVNGK; this comes from the coding sequence ATGCCAATGAAAGATTTTAGTATCTTATTAACAGTTATTCTCATCGTCATCATGTTAATTATTCCTCTACCGACGGGGGTAATCGACTTTTTGATTGTTATTAATATTACATTTGCGCTCTTAATTATTCTCGTTTCTATGAATACTCGGGAGCCATTACAGTTCTCAATTTTCCCGACCCTGCTTTTATTAGTCACACTCTTCAGGTTAGGACTCAACGTGTCGACAACAAGAGCTATTCTTGGTAATCAAGGAGACGCAGGAAACGTCATTGAAACATTCGGACAATTCGTAGTAGGTGGTAATGCCTTAGTTGGATTTGTCGTGTTTGTGATTCTTGTCGTTATTCAGTTCGTGGTTATTACAAAAGGGGCGGAGCGTGTATCAGAAGTAGGTGCACGTTTTACGCTAGATGCGATGCCAGGTAAACAAATGAGTATTGATGCCGATTTAAACGCCGGCATGATATCGGATATTGAAGCAAGGGAACGACGGAAAAAAATTGAACAGGAAGCCGACTTTTATGGATCAATGGATGGTGCTAGTAAGTTCGTTAAAGGGGACGCGATCGCGGGGATTGTCATTGTTATTATCAATATTATATTCGGCCTTGTGATCGGGATGATGCAAGAAGGACTTGCTGTAGCAGAAGCAGCCAACAAATATACACTTTTAACAGTAGGAGATGGACTTGTCAGCCAAATTCCAGCCCTACTTATTGCAACAGCTACAGGTATTGTTGTTACACGAGCATCTTCAGACGGGAACCTTGGACACGATGTTACGAGCCAGTTACTTGCATATCCTAAAATGCTTTATGTGGCAGCGGGTACAATTGCTGCTTTAGGGTTTTTTACACCAATTGAAGCGTTTGTTACGACGACTATTGCAGCAGTACTTGGTGTCGGGGGTTTCTTACTAGGTAAAAACGAAAAAGAATTGCTGGAATTAGATGAGGTAGAAGAAGAACAAGGAGGAGAAGAAGAAGATATTAAATCTCCTGAAAGTGTTATTAACTTGCTTCAAGTGGATCCGATAGAATTTGAATTTGGCTATGGTTTGATTCCCTTAGCAGATACGAATCAAGGTGGAGATTTATTAGACAGAGTCGTCATGATTCGACGTCAGCTAGCGATTGAAATGGGCATGATTGTCCCGGTTATTCGCATAAGAGATAATATTCAACTTCAGCCTAACGAATATTCTATAAAAATTAAGGGGAATGAAATCGCAAAAGGTGAATTGCTACTGGATCACTTTATGGCCATGAGCCCCGGTGTAGAGGACGAAGCTATTACTGGTATTGAAACCGTTGAACCTGCCTTTGGTCTTCCGGCGTTATGGATATCAGAAGAGTTGAAAGAGCAAGCTGAACTTTCCGGTTATACAGTCGTTGATCCGCCTTCTGTCGTCTCAACACATTTAACTGAAGTTGTTAAACGCCATGCTCATGAATTACTTGGCCGTCAAGAAACTAAGCAGTTGGTGGATCACCTAGGTGAAACGTATCCGACGCTTGTGGAAGATGTCACACCGAACCCACTATCAATTGGAGAAATTCAAAAAGTGCTTAGCAATCTATTGAAAGAAAAAGTATCCATTAGAAACTTACCAGTTATTTTTGAAACACTTGCTGATTACGGACAAATGTCAAAGGACTCAGATTTGTTAACTGAATATGTAAGACAAGCTTTGTCGAGGCAAATTTCGAAACAGTATACTGAAGAAGGTGAGCCACTTTACGTCATCACAGTAAGTAGCAGTGTGGAAAAAATGGTGGCCGACGCTATACAACAAACTGAGCACGGTGCTTTCTTAAATTTAGACCCTAATTCCACGCAAGCGATTATTCAGTCAATGATGACTGAAGTTGAGAAAATGCAGGAAATGGGTCAAATGCCAATGCTTTTATGCTCACCTGCTGTGAGAATGTACATTCGTCATTTAATTGAACGGTATATGCCACACGTTCCCGTGTTATCTTATAATGAGTTGGAACCACATATTGAAGTTCAAAGTGTCGGGGTGGTGAACGGAAAATGA
- the flhF gene encoding flagellar biosynthesis protein FlhF, with protein sequence MKVKKFVAKDMTEAMTKVKAELGQDAVILNSKKVESGGFLGFFTKKNIEVIAALDMEARSGRRKHSAREKPKPPINRQVTEREQVKLSKEIDELKAMIKGIGPSVSHSSEDYPDVLNTFNTYLKDQEVHDTYRLTVMKHLLKKWYQEDGESQSEETINNWVTDELLTLLKDCQFGAFNYNKKYLNVVGPTGAGKTTTIAKIAAKAVLKDEKKVAFITTDTFRIAAIEQLKTYGKILNVPVEVVYSIKDFKEAVKKLSDYDFILVDSAGRNFRNPLYVEQLNQVIDFNEQMETHLVLAMTSKYRDMKKIVEQFKLIDIDKLIFSKLDETETIGAMINIMADYHLGASYLATGQNVPDDIEEATAINMVQQLLRS encoded by the coding sequence ATGAAGGTGAAAAAATTTGTTGCAAAAGATATGACGGAAGCTATGACGAAAGTTAAGGCGGAGCTGGGGCAAGATGCCGTCATTCTCAACTCTAAAAAGGTCGAGTCAGGAGGCTTTCTTGGCTTTTTCACTAAAAAGAATATTGAAGTCATTGCGGCATTAGATATGGAAGCTCGTTCTGGAAGAAGAAAGCATTCTGCTCGAGAGAAACCAAAGCCGCCTATCAATAGACAGGTCACTGAGCGAGAACAAGTGAAGCTCTCAAAAGAAATAGATGAACTTAAAGCCATGATAAAAGGGATAGGACCTAGTGTGAGTCACAGTAGTGAAGACTATCCCGACGTATTAAATACGTTTAACACCTACTTGAAAGATCAAGAAGTTCATGACACCTACCGTCTCACTGTCATGAAACACTTGTTGAAAAAATGGTATCAGGAAGATGGGGAAAGTCAAAGTGAAGAGACGATTAATAACTGGGTCACAGATGAGTTGCTAACCCTTTTAAAAGACTGTCAATTTGGAGCCTTTAATTATAATAAGAAATATCTCAATGTTGTGGGCCCAACAGGCGCAGGTAAAACGACTACAATTGCAAAAATCGCAGCTAAAGCAGTTCTTAAAGATGAAAAAAAAGTGGCGTTTATAACGACAGATACATTTAGAATCGCGGCTATTGAACAATTAAAAACGTACGGGAAAATCCTCAATGTACCAGTTGAAGTTGTTTACTCTATTAAAGATTTTAAAGAGGCAGTTAAAAAATTGAGCGATTATGATTTTATTCTTGTAGACTCAGCTGGAAGGAACTTTAGAAATCCGCTATATGTAGAACAATTAAATCAAGTGATTGATTTTAACGAACAGATGGAAACACATCTCGTATTAGCCATGACCTCAAAGTACCGTGATATGAAAAAGATAGTCGAGCAATTTAAACTCATTGACATTGATAAGCTTATTTTTTCAAAACTTGATGAAACGGAAACAATTGGGGCGATGATTAATATTATGGCTGATTACCATTTAGGGGCCAGCTACTTAGCCACTGGACAAAATGTTCCAGATGACATTGAGGAAGCAACTGCGATTAACATGGTCCAGCAGTTGCTAAGGAGTTGA
- a CDS encoding MinD/ParA family protein, with product MNDQADALRQKMNRAKTLSQHPEKKHTKVIAVVSGKGGVGKSNFVVNFSLGLQKTGKKVLIIDLDIGMANIDILLGHTSRYSFVDMIERDMSIWSVIETAEEGLSYIAGGSALNDVFEMDKEKADFFYRQLQSLESEFDYIFLDMGAGITSNSSHFLLSCHDIFLVTTPEPTSITDAYGMVKYITLQDATLPVTMIVNRAYSTKEGSHTSSNMLTVTKRFLNKDIFYLASIPDDDVVRKAVRAQKPFVLYSPRSKPATAVTAAVRKYLKTGRHDIKSEGSISSFISKLKGFMKN from the coding sequence GTGAATGATCAGGCTGATGCTTTACGTCAGAAAATGAATAGAGCTAAGACCTTGTCTCAACATCCTGAGAAAAAGCATACAAAAGTCATTGCAGTTGTCAGTGGTAAAGGTGGTGTAGGGAAGTCAAATTTTGTAGTGAATTTCTCGTTAGGTTTACAAAAAACTGGGAAAAAAGTACTGATTATTGATTTGGATATAGGGATGGCCAATATTGATATCTTGTTAGGCCATACATCTCGCTACTCTTTTGTCGATATGATTGAACGAGATATGTCGATCTGGTCTGTTATTGAAACGGCTGAAGAAGGCCTTTCATACATCGCGGGTGGAAGCGCCTTAAATGATGTTTTTGAAATGGATAAGGAAAAAGCAGATTTTTTCTACAGACAGCTTCAATCACTTGAATCAGAATTTGATTATATTTTCCTTGATATGGGAGCAGGGATTACGAGTAACAGTAGTCATTTTTTACTTTCATGTCATGATATTTTTCTTGTTACGACACCTGAACCAACTTCTATAACAGATGCTTACGGTATGGTTAAATATATTACGTTGCAAGATGCGACTTTACCTGTGACGATGATTGTCAACAGGGCTTATTCTACAAAAGAAGGCAGTCATACGTCCTCGAACATGTTAACCGTAACGAAACGATTTTTAAACAAAGATATTTTTTATTTAGCATCCATTCCCGATGATGACGTTGTTAGGAAGGCGGTTAGGGCCCAGAAACCATTTGTTTTGTACTCACCTAGATCTAAACCGGCAACCGCTGTGACAGCAGCTGTGCGCAAGTATTTGAAAACTGGGCGCCATGATATTAAGAGCGAAGGATCGATTTCATCTTTTATTTCCAAGCTAAAGGGTTTTATGAAAAATTAG
- a CDS encoding protein-glutamate methylesterase/protein-glutamine glutaminase, whose protein sequence is MIKVLVVDDSAFMRKMISDILERHENIRVIDKARNGQDALEKLKKLDPDVITMDVEMPVMSGIDALKEIMKRNPKPVIMVSSITKEGADTTIQAMEIGAFDFISKPSGSISLDFHKVGNDLIEKVLHASSLPAKKIKELSVVHEKKRPVSLTPVEDGLLYKQKPGLKSGVDTLVVIGTSTGGPKALQEVLARLPKSFPHPILIVQHMPKGFTKSLSERLNSLSEISVKEAEDGEIIKKGVAYIAPGGYHLKVRGVGTSVAIRLDQSELVNGHRPSVDTMFTSQTDIKLKNIIAVIMTGMGSDGKKGLVHLKENMKTIAIAESERTCVVYGMPRAAISTNLVDEVKDLEDIASTIVKYS, encoded by the coding sequence ATGATTAAAGTGCTTGTGGTAGACGACTCAGCATTTATGAGAAAAATGATTTCGGATATCCTTGAAAGGCATGAGAACATTCGTGTTATTGACAAAGCACGCAATGGGCAGGATGCATTGGAGAAGCTGAAGAAATTAGATCCTGATGTGATTACAATGGATGTAGAAATGCCTGTTATGTCAGGCATTGATGCTTTAAAAGAAATCATGAAAAGAAATCCAAAACCAGTTATTATGGTTTCAAGTATCACGAAAGAAGGCGCAGATACAACGATTCAAGCCATGGAGATAGGTGCTTTTGATTTCATTTCAAAGCCTTCAGGTTCCATTTCGTTGGACTTTCATAAAGTAGGTAACGATTTAATTGAAAAAGTCCTACATGCTTCCTCTCTTCCTGCTAAAAAAATTAAAGAATTATCAGTTGTCCATGAAAAAAAACGACCTGTCTCACTCACACCAGTGGAAGATGGGCTTCTCTATAAACAAAAACCAGGTCTAAAGTCCGGTGTTGATACCTTGGTAGTTATTGGGACGTCAACAGGGGGTCCTAAAGCCCTACAGGAGGTGCTAGCACGTCTACCTAAATCCTTTCCTCATCCCATTTTGATCGTTCAGCACATGCCGAAAGGGTTCACAAAATCATTGAGTGAAAGGCTAAATTCTCTGTCTGAGATATCTGTAAAAGAAGCAGAAGATGGTGAAATTATAAAAAAAGGTGTTGCCTATATTGCTCCGGGAGGATACCATTTAAAAGTAAGAGGTGTTGGGACTTCTGTCGCAATTCGTTTGGACCAGTCAGAATTAGTAAATGGTCATCGACCATCTGTCGATACTATGTTTACATCACAAACAGACATAAAACTAAAAAATATTATTGCAGTTATTATGACAGGAATGGGTTCTGACGGGAAAAAAGGTCTAGTACATTTGAAAGAAAATATGAAAACAATCGCAATAGCTGAATCTGAAAGAACATGTGTTGTTTATGGCATGCCGCGAGCTGCAATAAGTACAAATTTAGTGGATGAAGTGAAAGATTTAGAAGACATTGCATCAACTATAGTGAAGTACAGCTAA